NNNNNNNNNNNNNNNNNNNNNNNNNNNNNNNNNNNNNNNNNNNNNNNNNNNNNNNNNNNNNNNNNNNNNNNNNNNNNNNNNNNNNNNNNNNNNNNNNNNNNNNNNNNNNNNNNNNNNNNNNNNNNNNNNNNNNNNNNNNNNNNNNNNNNNNNNNNNNNNNNNNNNNNNNNNNNNNNNNNNNNNNNNNNNNNNNNNNNNNNNNNNNNNNNNNNNNNNNNNNNNNNNNNNNNNNNNNNNNNNNNNNNNNNNNNNNNNNNNNNNNNNNNNNNNNNNNNNNNNNNNNNNNNNNNNNNNNNNNNNNNNNNNNNNNNNNNNNNNNNNNNNNNttccatttttctttttaatctttctTGGGTCCCAAACAGAGCTCTATCATAGGAGGTTTTTTTTTaatgatcaaatttttttttatatatatatatattttatatcaattatttatgaaaatacatGTCGAAATTTACTCGACAAAATATTTGACTACAATCGCCAAAAGGTGCGCAACAACTTAATTATGCCTATAAAATTTCATCCACAAGGCAGCTGACTCATTAATATCGAGACGTATTTTGATAAATAACCGATCATAATTCgaattagaaaaaaaacataaacatctcatattaaaaagaaaatgatactTCAGATTCACCCCATCATGACAGGACCAAAGTCCATTAGATTTATCAAATGAATAGTACTTCCAAGTACACAAATTTGGTGCATACAACAAAGCCTATCAGTAATTCCAATTGAACAAATGCCTCCAAATGATTCAgaaatcttttttttgttttccccTTTGCTATACATGTGACAAAATTATGAATAACAGGAACACTTTCTCCAGAATGTCATAGAGAAGAACaatttaattaatcaaataatagAAGCATCACAAATCAACAACCACCCTCTGATATGCTCTGCAATGAGGGATGCCATCCTCTGCATCTTGAGCCTGTTGATTTTCTATGATTTTCCTGTTTAacctgaaaaaaggaaaaatcacctcataaattaaaaagaaacaaaattttctTTATCAAGAATTTGTTCAATAAAGACTGAAAcgtcaaaaacacacctaaactatgctgatttttttgagttttataccTTAACTATCATGCGTTTGCTTTTCACAAATGAACTATCACTAACTACTTATCAAAACAAAGCTACCCATTACACGTAGGAAAAAAGGACAACTGATAGTTTAGGTGTATCTCGATAAACATTTGGTTACTTTAAGTGCGTTTTCGACCCTTCACTCTTCAACTAAAGCAACAAACAGGTTCTGCATATTCACCTGTTTAGAATTCTCCTGAACAGATGTTGTAACACTTGCTGCAGCCTTAGAATGTAAACTTGATTTGTGTGTCATTTCTTCACATGAATATTCTAACTGCTTCAGCTTCGCATACTTCTTTGCGCACAATCCTTTCATTACCTCTGTATAACCAAGCAAAACGACTAATTAAGTACAAAAATCTCAAATTGTTTCACTTAGTAaacttttatatctatatatagagagaggcAAGCAACTAACCTTGAGCAGTAACAAGTCTGTATATCTGACCAAGAACaagtgaatcagtaggcttgagaAGCTTTATTCGCCGAATTCGCACTGGCACATTATTACTATTCTTGTTATTACtactggtggtggtggtggtgatggtggtgagaAGAAGAGCAACATAATGACCAGAattgattttcatgatttggtGAGCAGTGACAGGTGAATAGAGCTTCTCTACTTTGCCATTTGGGTGTTGTAATAGCAAAGCTGCATTGTCAATTGCTTGGCAATTCCCCATATCTTTAATAAGTTTAGTAAGGTTATGTTAAAAGTTTTTTCTCTCTAAATATCGGAGAAAGATAAAATTTTGGTCTCTCTTAAGTTGTGTACTTTACACAGGACTATGACCTTTATATAAGTGTCAACTAATTTGGGGGTACTTTCTATATTTGCAGTTTGCTTCCCCTTTTGTTTTTGTGTACTGTTGGTCCCCCTAAATTTTCATAGGAGAGTACTGTTTAATACACTTATGTTTAGGTATAGTTGGTTTGTTAGCTAGAGTATTCTCTCggttcatttttacttgttaattacattaaatatatgtatatttttagttGTCCAGTTTAAAAAATTACGAGATATAgtaagtttatcattttattaattaCGGTCAAATATCTACAAGTAAAAATAAATCGAATATTTCGTCAGTGACTTACCGAGTGTCGAAATTTTTGCACACAGCAGTCAGGGGCGAAACTAAGGTCAATTGCGGCTGCTCCGGCACCCGTTAAATTCAACTTAGGTACAGTTATATAAgaagaatatattaaaattgatataaGACATACAAAAGCACCCAGTAAATCAAGAAGGTAGATAGCGCTTTAgttttcataaagctttgagcGTCAATATGTCAATTCAAACCTTCCGGACACCCACGATTCCTAAATCCTAGATCCGCCACTAACTACAGTTAAACATAGTCTCGTTACTTCATACGAAGAGGTTAGGGCACTGAATGTGATGCAGTGAAGTCATAAATTTAACAAAGAGAATTTTTTGATCTATTTATGCATAGTATAATTTTCGATAGAGAAAAGATCTAAATTtcaataaagattttttttaggaaaaaatacaaGATAATTCCTCTCGTATCTATCTATTACTATATCTAGTTAAGACGTGCGTAAACTGATTCGAAAATGAATAGAAATTAAGGATGTTATGGCATGGTTGAGCAAATAAGGGCGTGGAAAGCAAACATCATTTCCACCAACATGGCACAGATATCACTCCATAAACAACCATCATAGAAAAATctcatttgtaattctttttcattCTCTAGATAGATCTTAGCTAGTGCAAAATGGGACAATTCTGTTTTTTTCTGTACTTACCTTTATCCAACATCCTCTGATATTCCCCTCAGCTAATATCCATTACTGTTTCCTCACAGACTTACAAAAAGGGCATCGAAAACAACTTGTCCTCTTTCTGTCTCTGTGCATGCGCATTTGTTTAACCATGCattttctttggcaaaattatatattttttgaggtagttttccaaataaacaacaacatactcaatgtATTCTCGTAAAGTGGGATTTGGGAGGTAAAGTACACACGTAATTCATACCACTTCCTCATATGAAGTAGTTTTCCAAGTATTAAGATTAATTTAAATTCATCTCATGCCAATTACATTGAGTTTGTAAGTTGTAACCACTTTCAAGTTAGATAGGTTAATTAACTAATGTTTATTTATATTGTTGAGATCTGCACTTAGATTgttattgtgatttttaatgttttcgggtacacaaatTGGTATTTAGACacacacaagttcaagtctaaaatAAAAGTCCCCCCACACACACTTCAGTCCTTAAGGAATAATACGCGAGGGCACCACATTGTTCTTACCTCATTTATCCATgtggagatgtgtttctcaatatGAACACATTAAAGCTTCTTTCTACCATCAATGTGGaagaatttagtaagctttccataaaagagtacactttccattttagtctctctttccctccactattttttcctccatttttcattcacacataCACCTTGAAACGAACAGTTATATGGATTATTATTCTTCAAGATTCAAAACATATATGCTTGAACTCAATTTTTTTCTGATCCTTTTAACTTAAAAGAGTGACCACGTTTTGACCAAATGATTACACGACGAAAAGAGGCAAACATTTATTATTTGATAGCTTACCTCAATCAATTACAATTTACAACTTCCAAGAAGAGAATGATCATGAGTGCAAtgaagatttttctttttatggtGTCCGAATCTGCTTAtattatatacttaattagtagCGGAATTGGGATTTTTATTGAGGGGTTCAAAAGTGCATATACGAACTAGCCGAAGGAGTTTCAACAtctaaataattttaaccatgtataaaatTCAAATGAATCCCCTCATTGTATGCTAGCTCTGCCCTTGTGTGTGTAATTCTACTTTTTCACCTGGTATGTCTTACTTTTCGGCCACTAGCATATGGTATCGAATAACAATAGCATCAAAAACTGAATAAATGGGACGAAATCATTTAGTTTCTTCTTTTGTCTATGTTGGAAAAGATCTCCCATGATTTTGCTTACTATACTCTTTGAGTACAATGATACTCCATCAATCAGCTAGCTCTCTTTCAGCAAAAGGAGAATCTACGTACTTGAAACAGTAATACATGGTCTTCAGGCAATCATTACTCTTGCACCCAGGTCGTTAGGTATACGAGATAGGATAAATAAGGATATCCCACGAGATTACCTTATCCCCCGTACCAAACCACCCCTAACTATATACCACGTTCAGTTCATGCTTTGAATAGCCTCAGAGGGCTTCATAATGCCATCAGAAATGCCCACTTTTGACCAATTAGTTTCTTCAAAATTGTACCTCGTTTATGAAACCCCTATGTAGATGACAAAAGTGGTTGAATTTTAGAAAGGAATAAGGGTAACAAAAGAGAATGATAGAAAAAAGTTATCTCAGTGCTGGTCCAAATTCTCTTTATTGTTTTTTTGTCTTCAAATCCAACGAATGACAATTAGTGGTCCTGTTTCATTGTTCTCCCTTCTGTACCAGTGTAACACATTCATCATTAGGTTACATAATCTTCTCTTTTTTCACGTTAGCCAGAAAACTGTCCTAGTGTTTTGAAGGGGAATCTTGGAGTAACcaataaagttgttgtcatgtgacaaGGAGATCACAACAACAGCTGCgtaatagatccttgtggtcaTGCCCTTCCGCGGACCGCAGCACATAGCGAGAGTTTTGGTGCAACAGGCTACTTTTCACTTTGATATTCTGTAACAAATTGTCCAGTCTGCTTTACTGataattaaatccataaaagGATTGCTTGCTCTATTGCTAGTTAAATCCATATATCCATAAATTTACAATATTACGAACTACTTGAATTAATAACTGTTGTTCTAAGCTTCTTCAAAATGGTCAGACTAATTATACTTCTTTTCGCACGTAAGAGGGTACATAGGAAAGAAAATTGATGTTGCAGTAGCAACCTCCCTCCCCTATCCCCTTCCCACAAGAAACAGCTTTAAGTGGAAAGAGAGAAAGCAAGACTCCTGTGGAAGTATGAACCTTTCGTCTCCATGGTATCACGAAATCACACAGATGGGAAGTACTTGTTCAGATTGAAAGGGAGGGAGTAGAATTCCTCACTTCTTGTGTCAGTCTTGAAGGACTTGAATTTGTCCCACCAGTGCTTGCCTCTGTCCTTTCTTGTCTGGCCGTCCTTTTTGTGCATCGTGTTGTCTAGGAAAAAAGCCAGGATACCCGCCACAAAAGCTTTTGATTGAAAGGGCACATTGACCATGTCGTTGAACTGAAGGAATATCAAACAACAAGAGCTCTTAATACATGACTGGAATGCCACAAGTTAAATGTTAAGACATTTATAAACTGATGCGGATTTGTTATACCCATCTTGCATGTGTGTGAACAGGTCCATAACCAGCAACAGCAGTATACTCATTGAAGTACTGTGGTATGGACAAGCCCAGAAAGAAGGAGAAACCTAATATAAACTTGGTGCGGAAACTATTAAGATTGCAGAACTGAAGGAAGCCTATGCCTCCAGCGCCTGCAAACAATGAACAACTTAAGAACACACAATTCCCAAGCTTTCAATGATATGAAAGATTTTGGCAGTGATCCAGGGCACGTGCTCGCCTTAAAGATGTACATACCTACATAAGCGAAGAAAAGGCAATACAAAGCACCAACAATGGGTGCTGGAATTGAAGCAAATACAGCTCCAAATTTCCCTGATGATAATACGGTTGTCAAGACAAATCGACACAGATATCCAGATAACCCACAAGAATTGCTCGACAAAAGAATTAAGAGTGGTGATTTACCGAGAATTGAAAAGAAAATCATGAATGCAGCAGATATCTGCACAACTCTTCTACTGCCAACACGTGTCAGTGCTAAAAGACCAGCATTCTCCCTGCATGTGCACAAATAAAGGAAGTGAGTTCTACTTGGTTAAATATCATAGTAAGGCGCTATAAAGCCGCAGAAGGTTTTAACCGGACTTACACAGATACAGAAGGTCCATTCCCGGTGCCAAACAATCCTGATAGTAGAATTCCAACTCCCTGAGGTAAAAGCAGAATGTTTCAAAATTAAAGAATGCAAGAAGGAATGAAGAAATAGCAAGGGGTAGGGGAAGAGAAAATAAACGATGACACTCCTCGTGAACTGTGTTAAATCTACAAAATATATCTCTTCCTTTTTATCGTTCTCCTAATCTACTTGCAGCTTCACATAAACGTCCCCAAAGATTCTATGCATTTGATTCAAAGTTAAGCTTCACTTCAGTGAAATGCATCAGAACTTTCCTTACTTTTCACTTTACAAGAGGGTGAGAGGGATAGGGAGAGgagaaattctaggaaagaaAGCCAATTTACCTGCCAACCAACACCACGACTAAGTATGGATGGTGGCAAGGGAGTGGCACTTGCATATCTTGCAACTGCAATAAAAGCACCAGTGGACTGAAAACACCAAAGCACAAGCATGAAAGGAAGTTAGTTCAACGCCTCTATCTTACCGAGCATATAAGtatctgtttttttttcttcagaaaATGGCAAAAAAGAGAAGTGTGAAAtcacacaagaattggaaaggATGCATACAggtttaaaaaagaaaaggacagCACAAATTAAGAGAAAGCAGACGAAGGTTGAGAAGCAACTCAGAACATCTGTAACAACAACCAGACATTTCATACTAACAACAACCAACGTGGCCAAAATATAAGACAATCTGGATTATAGTTGAATTAGCAAAAGAAAACAACCTGAAACTAAAATATTTACAAAACCAGCCAGAACAAATAATAAAACATTCACAACTTTTCAGTATCTTTGACCAAGCTCTGAAAGGTGAACAAACCTCTACAAGAGCAACAAAACTAGCCATCATCATGGCAAATGCTTCACCGGCATTGAATGAAGGAGGTCCCCATTGGAAGGGGTAAGGAATACTAATCCTGCAGATTCATGCCAGAGAGATAAAAGAGAAAATTATTTAAGTTACAATAAGTTACCTTGTAACTCTAGAGAAATATTTTCCTAATGGACTACAGtaacaaattaaaaagaatacTGAACTAACAAAAACAACTTTATGTGAATTGTGAGCAACGAACATAATGGAATGATTTTCAAACAATATGCAACCCATGTCACAATCATAAGACCATTAGTTAAAGAAGATGAAATGGAGAATAAAATCTTAACTTTGTAATGCTCCATTTTTCAAAATTGACCAACAAACAATCTATGCAGTTTGACAATATGAGATTCAGATAGGTTACTATGGGACACCTCTCTAAAAGATTGTGCTTACTTTTCCCAATCTGTAGCACCATCACCATATCTGCCAGTTATGCTCGATGTGGGAATAACAGACCAGCACAACTAGTTGATCAGTTGTGACTAAACTGGTGATCAAAGAAAAAGCACAAAGCATCATCCACGCAAAATCATATAGCTAAAATACCTAGATGTAtctctcttattttcttcttGTTACCGTTTCAATCAAATCATGCAAGGTCAGTTTAATGGACAAGTATGCACCAATTTCTAGTCTTTTCCAGAATTACTGCTCACAGGAGCTACTGGGGTGGTCAACTTTAGAGAGGCAAAAAGGACACGACACTCTTAAGATTTCTTAAAATCTAGGATTTAAGAGTGGAGATTGTAATGCAATAAAGGTTATGAGAAACTAATCCTTATCTCCTAAACATAAGCATCTTACTTTCCATTTTATGCCGTGTGAATGTGCCACCTCTCTAGAACACAACTTAAATACCATACTGTAGAATCCTTTTGAATTTATGGTAGTAATAGAAGCATTACCCACTCTTACACTTACAAAGTCGTAATTTTTACCAAGGAGTTCTATATCTTTGGGACcacatatatataagtaaaacACTACAAAGTTTCCGTGCGTATCCACATATATATTTAGACGCATGCCAGTAACATTAGAAAAGTGAAAAATGTCGGAGAGAAGCACTTGCCATGGAGCGCCGTCAATGAGTCCAGCACGATCAGTTCTGCAGCTTGCTTGTGTCTTCGGTGGCTTTCCATTGTAAGCCCCACCCACAGTGAGTAGATGTGCATAAATCCATACAATGATCACCGTGAAAAGAACAGCAAAACGATCAAATATATTCTTCCCTGGACGTATTATGCGGGCCAAATACTGCAATAACCAGCATTTTATCAAGAATAAGTAACCTATTATCCTACTATGTTAGGAATTTAAAGTAATATTTAAGAGAACTATATGATTTCAAGACAAAGCATCCCACCTGAGAGAAAATGACTAAAAGGACTAGCTCTGGCAACCCAATTTCAACACATTTAGCAACCTAAACAAAGATGAAAGAGATTCAACGGTCATCAAGGGATGGCTATCAATGCAAGAAAGTGTGGTGGGTTTCTTCTTACCCCAGGAAAACCTAACTCGTAAAGCCCAAAGCCAACAAGAGAAACCAAAGGAACAGCTGAAAGTGGACTCAGAAACCTAAGAATCCACATGAAGTAAAATGCCAATCAGCGCTAGCACACTGTATGAAAACAAAGCACACAACATAATTGAGCAGACCTCAAACCACAAGAAATTGACTGTTAGAGAAATTAATTGATCACTAGTATAGCATAGCAATATCCAAGAGCAGGCAAGTACATTTATACGTACTTGATTGATAGTATGAAGCAGGTAACAATATGAGAAGTCTAGTTCAAATGCAGGGAGAAATCTGGTCATATAACAAACCTTGTAACATTGCGCCAAAGACCACTGAATCCTAGGACAATCTGAAGGGTTGAAGCAATAATAAGGGCACCTTGGGTGGCCCGCATTATCTTCTTGAATCTCTGAATAAAAGagaaaacatcaacaataaattAAGATCCAATTTCACCAAGATGCAATGGATGACTGCCTTTGGGTCTCTAAGCATATTTCTGACTATTAAAGAAGTTAAAGCAATATGCACTGACATGAATCATCAAGTTGAAACTAAACTATTTGTGCATcagtttcttcttcttattcttcttttttgaaTAAGGTAATGTAAAATTGATCATAGCTCAGTACCAAGAAGATACTAGAAAAGAACTAAACAACAGGGGGTCTACAGATCCCAGCTATGCCCCCATACTGTCCAAAAAGTCTAAAAGCGGAGCTAAACCGTATATCATACAACCCTTACACCATAAGTATAAATTTTGTAAGCATCTATTTTTAAGGAAAGGAATGTGCTCTATCTTTCTCTGAAAAcatctctttttctttctatccaaACAATCCACAAAATACGTATCGGAactaaaaagggcagcccggtgcactaaagctaccgttATGCgcagtgtccggggaagggccccaccactagggtgtatcgtatgcagccttaccttgcatttctgccagacctcctggtcacatggaagcaactttaccagttactccaaggctccccttcaaaatACGTATAGGAACTGTCTTCCATAATTCAGTCTTTTATCAACCCTTCAACCATGCTATGTAGTAATACTCTTCACATCTCCTGTCATGACCCACATTACTCCAAAAAGGTTTAATTATGCATCACTCTCTTTTGACGCTTAGATGGTATTTAAATTTGTTTTCTCAAAATGACACTGTGGAAAATTATTGTTAGTATTTGGATTTGGTTACTGGAGAAAATTGGTACTTGGATTTGTTATACAAAATTTAGAACTTATGATTTTCATTCAAATGTTTGAAGAAATATCATTAAAAAACTAACGTAGATGTATTGCTGAACTTATGAGAAAAAATTGACTAAACATATCTATGAATAGTCAATAGATAACAAAAATATGTTCCACCGGCAGAGTATACATTAAAACCAAACAACAGTAAATGGAAACTACTCGAGTGCCACGTCAATCGTCATTCACCTGTTACGGGTCA
The Capsicum annuum cultivar UCD-10X-F1 chromosome 6, UCD10Xv1.1, whole genome shotgun sequence DNA segment above includes these coding regions:
- the LOC107875920 gene encoding nucleobase-ascorbate transporter 6, which codes for MAGGGGGGGAAPAKASEPVPHPPKDQLPNVSYCITSPPPWPEAILLGFQHYLVMLGTIVIIPTALVPQMGGGNEEKAQVIQTSLFVAGLNTLLQSIFGTRLPAVIGGSYTYVAPTISIILSGQWNDEDPVTRFKKIMRATQGALIIASTLQIVLGFSGLWRNVTRFLSPLSAVPLVSLVGFGLYELGFPGVAKCVEIGLPELVLLVIFSQYLARIIRPGKNIFDRFAVLFTVIIVWIYAHLLTVGGAYNGKPPKTQASCRTDRAGLIDGAPWISIPYPFQWGPPSFNAGEAFAMMMASFVALVESTGAFIAVARYASATPLPPSILSRGVGWQGVGILLSGLFGTGNGPSVSVENAGLLALTRVGSRRVVQISAAFMIFFSILGKFGAVFASIPAPIVGALYCLFFAYVGAGGIGFLQFCNLNSFRTKFILGFSFFLGLSIPQYFNEYTAVAGYGPVHTHARWFNDMVNVPFQSKAFVAGILAFFLDNTMHKKDGQTRKDRGKHWWDKFKSFKTDTRSEEFYSLPFNLNKYFPSV
- the LOC107874734 gene encoding uncharacterized protein LOC107874734, coding for MGNCQAIDNAALLLQHPNGKVEKLYSPVTAHQIMKINSGHYVALLLTTITTTTTSSNNKNSNNVPVRIRRIKLLKPTDSLVLGQIYRLVTAQEVMKGLCAKKYAKLKQLEYSCEEMTHKSSLHSKAAASVTTSVQENSKQVKQENHRKSTGSRCRGWHPSLQSISEGGC